Proteins from a single region of Gordonia hongkongensis:
- a CDS encoding ABC transporter substrate-binding protein, with the protein MMNMSRRGFLAASATAAAGALVAACAGTSGDGGSSSGDASKLSFWSNHPGKSIEVERELISRFEAANPGITVQLVDAGKNYEEAAQKFNAALSGGAVPDIMILSDVWWFNFALIGAISPLDDFFGRANVNTADYVDSLVGDYKWNNQTWALPYARSTPLFYYNKDVWRRAGLPDRGPQTWDEFDDWGPRIQTVVGGDKRAHGWGNATDYLGWTFQGPTWTFGGAYSNDWELKFTDPKTVAAAQYLSDSINTKRYAKISNDIAGDFSAGIIASTIASTGDLSGITENAAFDFGTAFLPAPQGVSGCPTGGAGLAVPAKLSDERKVNALKFIEFITNTENTAYFSQNVGYMPVRKSAQDDPSMVAFLEKNPNFATAIEQLPRTQPQNNARVFVPGGDKIIGTGYERIGLQNADVAATLADTQRQIAQIYEAQIAPKLPS; encoded by the coding sequence ATGATGAACATGTCCCGGCGCGGGTTCCTCGCCGCGTCCGCGACGGCCGCGGCCGGTGCTCTGGTGGCCGCATGCGCCGGAACCTCGGGTGACGGCGGTTCGTCGTCGGGCGACGCCTCGAAGCTGAGCTTCTGGTCGAATCACCCCGGCAAATCCATCGAGGTCGAACGAGAACTCATCTCTCGATTCGAGGCGGCCAACCCGGGCATCACCGTGCAGCTCGTCGACGCCGGCAAGAACTACGAGGAGGCGGCGCAGAAGTTCAACGCCGCGCTGTCCGGCGGCGCCGTGCCCGACATCATGATCCTGTCCGACGTCTGGTGGTTCAACTTCGCGCTCATCGGCGCGATCAGCCCCCTCGACGATTTCTTCGGCCGTGCGAACGTGAACACCGCCGACTACGTCGATTCGCTTGTCGGCGACTACAAGTGGAACAACCAGACGTGGGCGTTGCCGTACGCGCGGTCGACTCCGCTGTTCTACTACAACAAAGACGTGTGGCGCCGGGCCGGCCTGCCCGACCGCGGCCCGCAGACCTGGGACGAGTTCGACGACTGGGGCCCGCGGATCCAGACCGTGGTCGGCGGCGACAAGCGCGCGCACGGCTGGGGCAACGCGACCGACTACCTCGGATGGACCTTCCAGGGGCCGACCTGGACATTCGGCGGCGCCTACTCGAACGACTGGGAGCTGAAGTTCACCGATCCGAAGACCGTTGCGGCCGCGCAATATCTGAGCGACTCGATCAACACGAAACGGTACGCGAAGATCTCCAACGACATCGCCGGCGACTTCAGCGCCGGCATCATCGCCTCGACCATCGCCTCGACCGGCGATCTGTCGGGCATCACGGAGAACGCCGCCTTCGACTTCGGTACTGCTTTCCTGCCCGCGCCGCAGGGGGTCTCGGGTTGCCCGACGGGCGGTGCCGGTCTCGCGGTCCCGGCCAAACTGTCCGACGAGCGCAAGGTCAACGCGCTGAAGTTCATCGAGTTCATCACCAACACCGAGAACACCGCCTACTTCTCGCAGAATGTCGGCTACATGCCGGTGCGCAAATCCGCGCAGGACGACCCGTCGATGGTCGCGTTCTTGGAGAAGAACCCGAACTTCGCCACCGCCATCGAGCAGCTTCCGCGGACACAACCGCAGAACAACGCGCGGGTCTTCGTCCCCGGCGGCGACAAGATCATCGGCACCGGTTACGAGCGCATCGGCCTGCAGAACGCCGATGTCGCCGCGACCCTCGCCGACACCCAGCGCCAGATCGCGCAGATCTACGAGGCGCAGATCGCGCCGAAGCTCCCGTCATGA
- a CDS encoding carbohydrate ABC transporter permease: protein MSSVDEHVLPATGRRPWRGYGLFLLLVVPNLVLLGVFTYRPLVENIRMSFYDWNIAEAGATFVGIDNYLEWFTRADTRVIVANTVIFTVAAVVGSMVIGLALALLLDRKLRGRNLVRSAAFAPFVLSGAAVGIAFQFVFDPSFGLVNDVMVRLGLGSAPDFYQQPSWALFMITVTYIWKNLGYAFVIYLAALQGKRTDLDEAAAIDGAAWWTYFRKVLLPQLRPTTFFLSITVLLNSLQVFDIINVMTRGGPLGNGTTTMVYQVYEESFVNFRAGYGATVATVMFVVLLAITVIQVRMMDRERDEARHHESGVRTGCHAGAHRRVQTSAGGPRAEATAPRR, encoded by the coding sequence GTGTCATCGGTCGACGAACATGTGCTGCCCGCAACGGGGCGGCGTCCCTGGCGAGGCTATGGGCTGTTCCTCCTGCTCGTCGTGCCGAACCTCGTCCTCCTCGGCGTGTTCACGTATCGACCGCTCGTCGAGAACATCCGGATGTCGTTCTACGACTGGAACATCGCCGAGGCGGGAGCGACGTTCGTCGGGATCGACAACTACCTCGAATGGTTCACCCGTGCCGATACCCGGGTGATCGTCGCCAACACCGTCATCTTCACGGTCGCCGCTGTCGTCGGCAGCATGGTCATCGGCCTGGCGCTCGCACTGTTGCTCGACCGTAAACTGCGCGGCCGAAATCTGGTGCGATCGGCAGCTTTTGCTCCGTTCGTGCTGTCCGGGGCGGCGGTCGGCATCGCTTTCCAGTTCGTCTTCGACCCCAGTTTCGGCCTCGTCAACGACGTGATGGTGCGCCTCGGACTGGGCTCTGCGCCTGACTTCTACCAGCAGCCGTCGTGGGCACTGTTCATGATCACGGTGACCTACATCTGGAAGAACCTCGGTTACGCGTTCGTCATCTATCTGGCTGCGCTGCAGGGTAAACGGACCGATCTGGACGAAGCGGCCGCGATCGACGGAGCCGCCTGGTGGACCTATTTCCGCAAGGTGCTGTTGCCGCAACTGCGGCCGACGACGTTCTTCCTGTCGATCACCGTGCTGCTCAACTCGTTACAGGTGTTCGACATCATCAACGTGATGACCCGGGGCGGCCCGTTGGGCAATGGCACCACCACGATGGTCTACCAGGTCTACGAGGAGAGTTTCGTCAACTTCCGTGCCGGCTACGGCGCCACCGTCGCGACCGTCATGTTCGTCGTCCTGCTGGCCATCACGGTGATCCAGGTGCGCATGATGGACAGGGAGCGCGATGAGGCCCGTCACCACGAGTCCGGTGTCCGGACGGGTTGCCACGCCGGGGCGCACAGACGAGTCCAGACGTCCGCCGGCGGGCCCCGGGCAGAAGCGACGGCGCCCCGGCGGTGA
- the dtd gene encoding D-aminoacyl-tRNA deacylase codes for MRAVLQRVSRASVSVDGEVVGELDIPPGAAGLVALVGVTHDDTVDHASKLADKIWRLRIFDGGDGPERAAADLGAPILVISQFTLYANTAKGRRPSWNAAAPGPVAEPLVDAVVDALRAAGATVATGRFGAHMEVGLVNDGPVTLVLDV; via the coding sequence ATGCGCGCCGTTCTCCAGCGCGTCAGCCGAGCGAGTGTGAGCGTCGACGGCGAGGTCGTCGGCGAGCTCGACATCCCGCCCGGCGCCGCGGGCCTCGTCGCCCTGGTGGGGGTCACGCACGACGACACCGTCGACCACGCGAGCAAGCTGGCCGACAAGATCTGGCGCCTGCGGATCTTCGACGGCGGGGACGGCCCCGAACGGGCCGCCGCCGACCTCGGCGCCCCGATTCTGGTGATCAGCCAGTTCACGCTCTATGCCAACACCGCAAAGGGCCGGCGCCCCTCGTGGAATGCCGCCGCGCCTGGGCCCGTCGCCGAACCGCTGGTCGACGCGGTGGTCGACGCGCTCCGGGCCGCCGGCGCGACGGTGGCCACCGGCCGTTTCGGCGCGCACATGGAAGTCGGTCTCGTCAACGACGGCCCGGTCACCCTGGTGCTCGACGTCTGA
- a CDS encoding ABC transporter ATP-binding protein, translated as MASVTFDGATRRFADGQKPAVDSLDLAVDDGEFMVLVGPSGCGKSTSLRMVAGLESVESGAILIDDVDVVGRAPKARDVAMVFQNYALYPNMTVADNMGFALRNAGMSKADTASRVGEVAEMLELTPLLDRKPAKLSGGQRQRVAMGRAIVRRPKVFCMDEPLSNLDAKLRVSTRAQIAAMQRELGITTLYVTHDQVEAMTMGHRVAVLDHGVLQQVGSPREIYSRPANLFVASFMGSPQMCLIDARVDAGIVRLGGAEVRVPPSVLSSASAGDVVVGLRAESWQVSAAPQAGNLTATVDLVEELGAEQFVYCSADVRLRGSRIVIRVDHRRTIEVGDVIGLTPEVDETYWFDPISGVALDDPRRHDLSAGPKPLR; from the coding sequence GTGGCATCGGTGACCTTCGACGGCGCGACCCGGCGCTTCGCCGACGGCCAGAAACCCGCCGTCGACTCGCTCGACCTGGCCGTCGACGACGGCGAGTTCATGGTCCTCGTCGGACCGTCGGGATGCGGGAAGTCGACGAGTCTGCGGATGGTCGCGGGTCTGGAGTCCGTCGAGTCGGGGGCGATCCTGATCGACGACGTCGACGTCGTCGGAAGGGCGCCGAAGGCCAGGGACGTGGCGATGGTCTTCCAGAACTACGCGCTCTACCCGAACATGACGGTCGCCGACAACATGGGATTCGCGCTGCGCAACGCCGGGATGAGCAAGGCGGACACCGCGTCCCGGGTCGGTGAGGTCGCCGAGATGCTGGAACTCACACCGCTTCTCGACCGCAAACCGGCGAAGCTGTCCGGTGGGCAGCGACAGCGGGTCGCGATGGGTCGTGCCATCGTGCGACGTCCCAAGGTGTTCTGCATGGACGAGCCGTTGTCGAATCTCGACGCCAAGTTGCGGGTGAGCACGCGTGCCCAGATCGCGGCCATGCAGCGGGAACTCGGCATCACGACGCTCTACGTGACCCACGACCAGGTCGAGGCGATGACCATGGGGCACCGGGTCGCCGTGCTCGATCACGGTGTGCTGCAACAGGTCGGGAGTCCGCGCGAGATCTACTCGCGGCCCGCGAACCTGTTCGTGGCGTCGTTCATGGGCTCACCGCAGATGTGTCTGATCGACGCCCGGGTGGACGCGGGCATCGTACGCCTCGGTGGCGCCGAGGTCCGGGTTCCGCCGTCGGTGCTGTCGTCGGCGTCCGCGGGCGACGTCGTCGTCGGTCTGCGTGCCGAGTCATGGCAGGTGTCGGCTGCACCGCAGGCCGGGAACCTCACCGCAACGGTCGATCTCGTCGAGGAGCTGGGGGCCGAACAGTTCGTCTACTGCAGCGCGGACGTCCGGTTGCGCGGGAGTCGCATCGTCATCCGTGTCGATCATCGCCGGACGATCGAGGTCGGTGACGTGATCGGGCTGACCCCGGAGGTCGACGAGACGTACTGGTTCGATCCGATCAGCGGGGTCGCCCTCGACGACCCGCGTCGTCACGACCTCAGCGCGGGACCGAAACCTCTTCGGTGA
- a CDS encoding carbohydrate ABC transporter permease has translation MTPATRRRLADACGYAAMTVVLVIIALPLVWILLASFKARTEIYVQPAVWWPSTWRPENYVEATTSVPFWSYLRNSVIVTSILGVAKFVLGVLSAYGLVFLRFPGKNIVFVVIIAALMVPNQITVITNYALVAQLGLRNTFIGIILPLAGVAFGTFLMRNHFLSIPPEIIEAARMDGAGHFRLLTRVVLPLSIPTMVAFATITLVNEWNEYLWPFLMADDASVATLPVGLTLLQNSDGLTNWGPVMAATVLAMLPMLVLFLALQRHMIKGLTSGAVKG, from the coding sequence ATGACGCCGGCCACCCGCCGACGACTGGCCGACGCGTGCGGGTACGCGGCGATGACGGTGGTGCTGGTGATCATCGCGCTGCCCCTGGTGTGGATCCTGTTGGCGTCGTTCAAGGCTCGCACCGAGATCTACGTGCAACCGGCCGTGTGGTGGCCGTCGACGTGGCGTCCAGAGAACTACGTCGAGGCCACGACGTCGGTACCGTTCTGGAGCTACCTGCGCAACTCGGTCATCGTGACCTCGATCCTCGGCGTGGCCAAGTTCGTGCTGGGCGTGCTGAGCGCGTACGGGCTGGTGTTCCTGCGCTTCCCGGGCAAGAACATCGTGTTCGTCGTCATCATCGCCGCGCTCATGGTGCCCAACCAGATCACCGTCATCACCAACTACGCCCTGGTGGCCCAACTGGGACTGCGGAACACCTTCATCGGCATCATCCTGCCGCTCGCCGGTGTCGCATTCGGGACCTTCCTGATGCGCAACCACTTCCTGTCCATCCCGCCCGAGATCATCGAGGCGGCGCGGATGGACGGGGCAGGTCACTTCCGCCTGCTCACCAGAGTGGTGCTGCCGCTGTCGATCCCGACGATGGTCGCCTTCGCGACAATCACCCTCGTCAACGAGTGGAACGAGTACCTGTGGCCGTTCCTGATGGCCGACGACGCCTCGGTTGCCACGCTGCCCGTGGGATTGACCCTCCTGCAGAACAGCGACGGTCTCACCAACTGGGGCCCGGTCATGGCGGCGACCGTGCTCGCGATGCTGCCGATGCTCGTCCTCTTCCTGGCCCTGCAACGGCACATGATCAAGGGCCTCACCTCCGGGGCGGTCAAGGGCTGA
- a CDS encoding SIMPL domain-containing protein codes for MTRTRGADTLRPALRTTSVLAALAAVVLVVAGCGSDTGGQPRSVTVVGSGQVSGTPDTLRADIGVEATASDVTTALNETSAKVTAVTDAVVAAGVERKDVATQQVSVNPQYSSPAPGGSSQISGYTATNTIRVTIRDISTASTVLSAAATAGGDNTRINNVAFAIDDDSELLEKAREAAFTDARGRAQQYAGLAGDSLGDVLTIKESTSGQEQPVSPGTFERDVAAAPVPVEPGQQELTFTVTVTFALD; via the coding sequence ATGACGAGAACACGCGGCGCCGACACACTGCGCCCCGCACTCCGGACGACATCGGTCCTCGCGGCGCTCGCCGCCGTGGTCCTGGTGGTGGCCGGGTGCGGCAGCGACACCGGCGGGCAGCCACGGTCGGTGACCGTCGTCGGGTCGGGCCAGGTCAGCGGCACCCCGGACACCCTGCGCGCCGACATCGGCGTGGAGGCGACCGCGTCCGATGTGACGACCGCGCTGAACGAGACGAGCGCCAAGGTCACCGCGGTCACCGACGCGGTCGTCGCGGCCGGAGTGGAGCGCAAGGACGTCGCCACGCAGCAGGTGTCGGTGAACCCGCAGTATTCGAGTCCCGCACCCGGCGGTTCGAGCCAGATCAGTGGATACACCGCGACCAACACCATCCGCGTGACCATCCGCGACATCTCGACGGCGTCGACCGTGCTGAGCGCCGCCGCGACCGCCGGTGGGGACAACACGCGCATCAACAACGTCGCCTTCGCCATCGACGACGACTCGGAACTCCTCGAGAAGGCGCGCGAAGCCGCGTTCACCGACGCCCGGGGCCGCGCGCAGCAGTACGCCGGTCTCGCCGGCGACTCGCTCGGCGACGTGCTGACCATCAAGGAGAGCACCAGCGGCCAGGAACAGCCGGTCTCGCCCGGTACCTTCGAACGCGACGTGGCGGCCGCGCCCGTACCGGTCGAGCCCGGCCAGCAGGAACTCACCTTCACCGTCACGGTCACGTTCGCGCTGGACTGA
- the fdhD gene encoding formate dehydrogenase accessory sulfurtransferase FdhD, whose amino-acid sequence MGRITARRRVTRVRRDAEPTQRADTLAVEEPLEIRVGGHTLAVTMRTPGHDFELVAGYLVSEGVLTTGADYSTARYCAGTDGQGANTYNVIDATLAPHVPPPGSEMVRANPVTSACGICGKDSIAAVHTASVHDPAADTMSVAAGTVLDLPDRLRAEQSVFDKTGGLHAAALFDADGRMLAVREDVGRHNAVDKVIGWAVLADRLPLSGTVLQVSGRASFELVQKAAMAGIPMLCAVSAPSSLAADAADDLGITLVGFSRGESMVIYSRPDRISLPEAAITEEVSVPR is encoded by the coding sequence GTGGGACGAATCACCGCACGCCGCCGCGTCACCCGCGTCCGACGCGACGCTGAGCCGACGCAGCGCGCGGACACCTTGGCCGTCGAGGAACCGCTCGAGATCCGGGTCGGCGGGCACACACTGGCGGTCACCATGCGCACTCCCGGCCACGACTTCGAACTGGTCGCCGGCTACCTGGTCTCCGAAGGTGTGCTGACCACCGGCGCGGATTACTCGACGGCCCGTTACTGCGCAGGCACCGACGGCCAGGGCGCCAACACCTACAACGTCATCGACGCGACGCTCGCCCCGCATGTGCCGCCACCCGGTTCCGAGATGGTCCGCGCCAACCCCGTCACGAGTGCATGCGGCATCTGCGGCAAGGACAGCATCGCCGCGGTCCACACCGCGTCGGTCCATGATCCCGCCGCCGACACCATGAGCGTGGCCGCCGGGACGGTCCTGGACCTCCCCGACCGGTTGCGCGCCGAACAGAGCGTCTTCGACAAGACCGGTGGCCTGCACGCCGCCGCGCTGTTCGACGCGGATGGTCGCATGCTCGCCGTCCGGGAGGACGTCGGTCGGCACAACGCCGTGGACAAGGTGATCGGGTGGGCGGTTCTCGCCGACCGACTACCCCTGTCGGGCACCGTCCTCCAGGTCTCCGGCCGCGCGAGCTTCGAACTCGTCCAGAAAGCCGCGATGGCGGGAATCCCGATGCTGTGCGCGGTCTCCGCGCCGTCGTCACTGGCGGCCGACGCCGCCGACGATCTCGGCATCACGCTCGTCGGCTTCTCTCGCGGCGAGTCGATGGTGATCTACAGCCGTCCCGATCGGATCTCCCTGCCCGAAGCCGCGATCACCGAAGAGGTTTCGGTCCCGCGCTGA
- a CDS encoding phage holin family protein, whose protein sequence is MLAFLVRTVLTAVALWVATLIVPGIDFVGGSTTAEKVGIALVVAVIFGVLNAIIKPIVQIIAIPFYILTLGLIHIVINALMLELTAWITRNTTHWGLEVDDFFWSAIFGAIVVSVVGWLLALLMRDPVDR, encoded by the coding sequence ATGCTTGCCTTCCTCGTCCGCACCGTGCTGACCGCGGTGGCCCTGTGGGTCGCGACGCTGATCGTGCCGGGCATCGACTTCGTGGGCGGTTCGACGACCGCCGAGAAGGTCGGTATCGCCCTGGTGGTCGCCGTGATCTTCGGCGTCCTGAACGCGATCATCAAACCGATCGTGCAGATCATCGCGATCCCCTTCTACATCCTCACGCTCGGTCTGATCCACATCGTCATCAACGCATTGATGCTGGAGCTCACCGCGTGGATCACCCGCAACACCACGCACTGGGGGCTCGAGGTCGACGACTTCTTCTGGTCGGCGATCTTCGGCGCCATCGTCGTGTCGGTGGTCGGGTGGCTCCTGGCCCTGCTGATGCGCGACCCGGTCGACCGATGA